Proteins encoded in a region of the Coturnix japonica isolate 7356 unplaced genomic scaffold, Coturnix japonica 2.1 chrUnrandom460, whole genome shotgun sequence genome:
- the APEX1 gene encoding DNA-(apurinic or apyrimidinic site) lyase, with protein MADGFFKALFPVPTLISGSGFRSEQHKGTDRSELCSASGVSMLFYFRYRRYFPAALPAFGDTRWSGMPKRGRNQQDGGQEGVEAKRGACGAALYEDPPLRESTSDGRPYNWKVTSWNVDGVRAWVRKGGIQWLQSEAPDVLCLQETKCGSDSVPSELSELELLPHKFWGSAVGKSGYSGVGLLSRTEPIRVTHGIGIEEHDNEGRVLTAEYPTCYIVCAYVPNSGRGLTRLQYRQRWDRDFKAYLIGLDTKKPVILCGDLNVAHEEIDLKNPKSNRKTAGFTQEERDGMGEILKAGFIDSYRELYPTTPYAYTFWTYMGGARERNVGWRLDYFLLSKRLGAALCDSKIRSTAMGSDHCPITLYMAMDGPKIPKS; from the exons ATGGCGGACGGCTTCTTTAAGGCCCTATTTCCGGTTCCG ACCTTGATTTCCGGTTCCGGTTTTCGGAGCGAACAACACAAGGGCACAGACCGGTCCGAGCTCTGCTCCGCTTCCGGTGTTTCCATGCTCTTCTACTTCCGGTATCGACGTTACTTTCCGGCT GCACTTCCGGCTTTCGGAGACACGAGGTGGAGCGGGATGCCGAAACGGGGCAGGAACCAGCAAGATGGCGGACAAG AGGGCGTGGAGGCGAAGCGTGGCGCGTGTGGGGCGGCCCTATATGAGGATCCACCATTGAGGGAAAGCACGAGCGACGGGCGGCCCTACAACTGGAAGGTGACGTCCTGGAACGTGGATGGGGTCAGAGCCTGGGTGCGCAAAGGGGGAATACAG TGGCTGCAGTCGGAGGCCCCGGACGTTCTTTGCCTTCAAGAAACCAAATGTGGGTCGGACTCGGTTCCGTCGGAGCTGtcggagctggagctgctgccccacaaGTTTTGGGGTTCGGCCGTGGGGAAATCAGGGTACAGCGGAgtggggctgctcagcaggaCCGAGCCCATCCGGGTCACACATGGCATTG GCATAGAAGAACACGACAATGAAGGCCGGGTCCTGACAGCTGAATACCCCACGTGTTACATCGTCTGCGCCTACGTCCCTAATTCGGGTCGGGGTCTGACCCGCCTCCAATACCGCCAACGTTGGGATCGGGATTTTAAGGCTTATTTAATAGGATTAGACACCAAAAAACCCGTTATCCTTTGCGGGGACCTTAACGTGGCCCACGAAGAAATCGACTTAAAAAACCCTAAAAGTAACCGAAAAACGGCCGGTTTTACCCAAGAAGaacgggatgggatgggggaaaTCCTAAAAGCCGGGTTCATTGATTCCTATAGGGAGCTGTACCCTACAACACCCTATGCCTATACGTTCTGGACCTATATGGGGGGCGCCAGGGAGAGGAACGTGGGCTGGAGGTTGGATTATTTCCTGCTCTCCAAGAGATTG GGGGCGGCCTTGTGTGATTCCAAGATCCGATCCACGGCCATGGGCAGCGACCACTGCCCCATCACCCTCTATATGGCCATGGACGGACCCAAAATCCCAAAatcttga